One part of the Truepera radiovictrix DSM 17093 genome encodes these proteins:
- a CDS encoding SDR family oxidoreductase, which produces MDKLLAGKVALITGGSSGIGRSIALRFAEHGASVVIADLQAEPREGGTPVHEEVQARGARAAFVRCDVTALGELEAAVDAADAFGGLDVMVNNAGIFRGKDVLEVTEDEFDTMMAINVKGVFFGSQLAAKRMIRKGGGSIINLSSVAGLQGTAQYVPYCASKGAVRLMSYALADELGPKGIRVNNIHPGLIETTMTTGDVALFGAESGEQMLQSIPLGRGGKPEDVADVALYLASDLSRYVTGASLVVDGGLSRF; this is translated from the coding sequence ATGGACAAGCTGTTAGCAGGTAAAGTGGCGCTCATCACGGGTGGCTCGAGCGGCATCGGGCGCAGCATCGCGCTGCGGTTTGCCGAGCACGGCGCGAGCGTCGTCATCGCCGACTTGCAGGCGGAACCCCGTGAGGGCGGCACACCGGTGCACGAGGAGGTGCAAGCGCGCGGCGCTCGAGCCGCGTTCGTGCGCTGCGACGTCACCGCGCTCGGCGAGCTCGAGGCGGCCGTAGACGCTGCCGACGCCTTCGGCGGCCTCGACGTGATGGTGAATAACGCCGGCATCTTCCGCGGCAAAGACGTGCTCGAGGTGACCGAAGACGAGTTCGACACGATGATGGCGATCAACGTCAAAGGGGTCTTTTTCGGCTCGCAGCTCGCCGCCAAACGCATGATCCGCAAGGGTGGCGGCAGCATCATCAACCTCTCGTCGGTCGCGGGACTCCAGGGCACCGCGCAGTACGTCCCCTACTGCGCCTCCAAGGGCGCGGTGCGCCTCATGTCGTACGCGCTCGCCGACGAACTCGGCCCCAAGGGGATTCGGGTCAACAACATCCACCCAGGCCTGATCGAAACCACCATGACCACGGGTGACGTAGCGCTCTTCGGCGCCGAGTCGGGTGAGCAGATGCTGCAGAGCATCCCGCTCGGGCGCGGCGGCAAACCCGAAGACGTGGCCGACGTCGCCCTCTACCTAGCGAGCGACCTGTCGCGTTACGTGACGGGGGCGTCGCTCGTCGTCGACGGGGGATTGAGCCGCTTTTAG
- the trkA gene encoding Trk system potassium transporter TrkA: protein MNVVIVGGGEIGSQIAEALQHSHNITIVDTDPDRAAAFEAMDVRFVHGNGADPEDLRTAQAGRADAFIACTINDDVNVLACLAAKGLGAKETMAFVTRKRYVEAFAETGSMKTVGLVIDRLLWPQRTLAKQMVDIVRVPRAVISTAFADGRVRLLEYKLEPGDPFLHQPLAEVRLPANVLVAGAIQGDAFVIPSGRTVLAPGDKAIFMGTANSMRAFEARFARRKRHPNVVIIGGGNVGFMVAEELQGDGAHLTVIEQDEARCERLAKWLPGVLVLRGDGTDLELLESERIEDADALLALTDDDAKNLLVSLLGKQLGIPKVITRVGRSRNRRLFERVGIDIPLTPRTAAVQEVLNWLHLDNVEHLASIEDRAEVMDVVYPPSCKVGRIRDLGAPPRSLIGAVLRGDEVIIPTGETTLRHGDHLYIVTTPDNVGAVQRWLGQLQSVY from the coding sequence ATGAACGTCGTGATCGTCGGCGGCGGCGAGATCGGTTCGCAGATCGCCGAGGCGCTCCAGCACTCACACAACATCACCATCGTCGACACCGACCCCGACCGCGCGGCGGCCTTTGAGGCGATGGACGTGCGTTTCGTGCACGGCAACGGCGCCGACCCCGAGGATCTGCGTACCGCTCAGGCGGGGCGCGCGGACGCCTTTATCGCCTGCACCATCAACGACGACGTCAACGTGCTCGCGTGCCTCGCGGCCAAAGGTCTGGGCGCGAAAGAGACGATGGCCTTTGTGACCCGCAAACGCTACGTCGAGGCGTTCGCCGAAACGGGCTCGATGAAGACGGTCGGGTTGGTGATCGACCGGCTCCTCTGGCCGCAGCGCACCCTGGCCAAGCAGATGGTCGACATCGTGCGGGTGCCGCGGGCGGTGATCAGCACCGCGTTCGCTGACGGGCGGGTGCGGCTTCTAGAGTACAAGCTCGAGCCGGGCGACCCCTTTTTGCACCAACCCCTCGCCGAGGTGCGTCTGCCCGCCAACGTGCTCGTCGCCGGCGCCATCCAGGGGGACGCGTTCGTGATCCCTTCCGGGCGCACGGTGCTGGCCCCTGGTGACAAGGCGATCTTTATGGGCACCGCCAACAGCATGCGGGCCTTTGAAGCGCGCTTCGCCCGCCGCAAACGCCACCCGAACGTGGTCATCATCGGCGGCGGCAACGTCGGCTTTATGGTCGCCGAGGAGCTGCAGGGCGACGGCGCGCACCTGACCGTGATCGAGCAGGACGAGGCGCGCTGCGAGCGCCTGGCGAAGTGGCTCCCCGGGGTGCTCGTGTTGCGCGGCGACGGCACCGACTTGGAGCTTTTAGAGAGCGAGCGTATCGAGGACGCCGACGCGCTCTTGGCGCTCACCGACGACGACGCCAAAAACCTGCTCGTCTCGCTGCTCGGCAAGCAGCTGGGCATCCCCAAGGTCATCACCCGCGTCGGCCGCTCGCGCAACCGGCGCCTCTTTGAGCGCGTCGGCATCGACATCCCCCTAACGCCGCGCACCGCCGCCGTCCAGGAGGTGCTCAACTGGTTGCACCTCGACAACGTCGAACACCTCGCCAGCATCGAGGACCGCGCCGAGGTGATGGACGTCGTCTACCCCCCCTCGTGCAAAGTGGGCCGCATCCGCGACCTGGGGGCGCCCCCGAGGAGCCTCATCGGGGCGGTGTTGCGCGGGGATGAGGTAATCATCCCGACCGGCGAGACGACCCTGCGCCACGGCGATCACCTCTACATCGTGACCACACCCGACAACGTCGGCGCGGTGCAACGCTGGCTCGGTCAGCTGCAGAGCGTCTACTAA
- a CDS encoding TrkH family potassium uptake protein, producing the protein MRGRFTPFVVGVGLLGLALLNLVFALYALLIGDPTLGFVWTVAFALLVGAPLTVIGRQDARPARREALIGVSLLWLSLTFVGAVPYVVNGGMGWIDAFFESSSGFTATGATALNVFEGFAPSMFMYRAVSQWLGGVGIILLFIAVLPQLAIAGRQLFFAELPGPTEEKLTPRLSQTASAVLFIYLSLTLLCTLAYRGAGMGWFDALAHTFTTVSAAGFSPYANSFEGFDAPVEWVAIVFMFFAGISFALYQRLLQGRTWFFWHDVELRAYVAIIAAVSALVTLGLLELYEPLEAVRYATFQVLSILTTTGYASADFAAWPERTQALLVMLMFVGGSAGSAAGGVKIVRWLMVGQSTVREIRRTLHPRVVMPIYLGRVTIPEEVMRAVSAFVALFFGTVGFSTLVLAWLGADLVTAFTASVACLGNVGPGLAGVGPMSDFSHLHPVSRVLLSLMMIAGRLELLTMLVIFDRRFWILPRRRPRGRATHSW; encoded by the coding sequence GTGCGCGGACGCTTTACCCCCTTCGTCGTCGGCGTAGGGCTGTTGGGGCTCGCGCTGCTCAACCTGGTCTTCGCGCTCTACGCCCTTCTCATCGGCGACCCGACCCTCGGGTTTGTCTGGACGGTCGCTTTCGCGCTCCTCGTCGGGGCGCCCCTGACCGTGATCGGGCGGCAAGACGCGCGCCCCGCGCGGCGCGAGGCGCTCATCGGCGTCTCTTTGCTATGGCTGTCGCTGACCTTCGTGGGCGCGGTGCCCTACGTGGTCAACGGCGGTATGGGCTGGATAGACGCCTTTTTCGAGTCTTCGAGCGGGTTTACCGCGACGGGGGCGACTGCGCTAAACGTCTTCGAGGGGTTTGCGCCGAGCATGTTCATGTACCGCGCGGTGTCGCAGTGGCTGGGGGGGGTCGGCATCATCCTGCTCTTTATCGCCGTCTTGCCGCAGCTCGCCATCGCCGGACGGCAGCTGTTTTTCGCCGAGCTGCCCGGCCCCACCGAAGAGAAGCTGACCCCGCGGCTGTCACAGACCGCTTCGGCGGTGCTCTTTATCTACCTCAGCTTGACGCTCCTTTGCACGCTCGCCTACCGAGGGGCGGGCATGGGCTGGTTCGACGCGCTCGCGCACACCTTTACGACCGTGTCGGCGGCGGGGTTTAGCCCCTACGCGAACTCGTTCGAGGGCTTTGACGCGCCCGTGGAGTGGGTGGCGATCGTCTTTATGTTTTTTGCCGGCATCAGCTTCGCGCTCTACCAGCGGCTTTTGCAGGGGCGGACGTGGTTTTTCTGGCACGACGTCGAGCTGCGCGCCTACGTTGCGATCATCGCCGCCGTGTCGGCGCTCGTGACGCTCGGGTTGCTCGAGCTCTATGAGCCGCTCGAGGCCGTGCGCTACGCGACCTTTCAGGTGCTCAGCATCCTCACGACGACGGGGTACGCGTCGGCCGACTTCGCCGCCTGGCCGGAGCGGACGCAGGCGCTTCTGGTGATGCTCATGTTCGTCGGGGGGAGCGCGGGGAGCGCGGCGGGCGGGGTCAAGATCGTCCGCTGGCTGATGGTTGGGCAGAGCACGGTGCGCGAAATTCGCCGGACACTCCACCCACGGGTGGTCATGCCCATCTACCTGGGCCGCGTGACCATCCCCGAGGAGGTGATGCGGGCGGTGTCGGCCTTTGTCGCGCTGTTTTTCGGCACCGTGGGCTTCTCGACGCTCGTGCTCGCGTGGCTCGGGGCCGACCTCGTCACCGCCTTTACCGCCTCGGTGGCGTGTTTGGGCAACGTGGGGCCGGGGCTCGCGGGGGTCGGGCCGATGAGCGACTTTAGCCACCTGCACCCCGTAAGCCGCGTGCTGCTCAGCCTGATGATGATCGCAGGGCGGCTCGAGCTCCTCACCATGCTGGTGATCTTCGACCGGCGCTTCTGGATTCTGCCGCGGCGGCGCCCTCGGGGTCGGGCCACCCATTCCTGGTAG
- a CDS encoding putative nucleotidyltransferase substrate binding domain-containing protein gives MDAELAEVRDFLRAHAPFDALPEAALARLPSKLSVRYFRRGTRILTCGDPNDALFVVRSGAVELRDAEGALEARLGAGEVFGYPSLLSDGRAKTTATAIEDTLLYDLPGGVFRALMEESEAFAQFFAEARTLRLQRALRGLHRSTELPLLNVRVSDLALRPPVTVTPEVSVQRAAEVMYEHLISSVVVLEEGRVVGILTDRDLRGRVVAQGRPYSTPVREVMTPAPRTVDQGAYAFEALLTMTRFNIHHLPVTGGGRLLGLVSSTDLMRLQTSSPVYLVGDLLKQTTVAGLAEVSARLPETVRRLVEADATADEVGRLVTTVADTLEGRLLELAEAALGPPPVPYAWVVLGSRARLEATVGSDQDNALVLADEVTPAQDAYFAELARFVSDALAACGFPYCPGGVMATNPAWRQPLGAWRRRFRGWLEQPEPEALLHSTIFFDMRALRGEDALAEALLSEVAARAPQHGAFLAHLAKNALQHGPPLGFFRQFVLEGGGEHAQTLDLKHKGIAPIVDLARVYALASGRREVSTRARLRAAAATGVLSDEGARDLEDALEFIAYLRLRHQGQQVRAGQRPDHFVSPAELSPFERRHLKDAFSIVRGMQSALATRFQTRFVA, from the coding sequence ATGGACGCCGAACTCGCCGAGGTGCGCGACTTTCTGCGCGCGCACGCCCCCTTCGACGCGTTGCCGGAAGCGGCGCTGGCGCGGTTGCCGAGCAAGCTCTCGGTCCGCTACTTCCGGCGGGGGACGCGCATCTTGACCTGCGGCGACCCCAACGACGCGCTCTTCGTCGTGCGTAGCGGCGCCGTCGAGCTGCGGGACGCCGAGGGGGCGCTCGAGGCGCGGCTCGGGGCGGGGGAGGTGTTCGGTTACCCCTCACTGCTTAGCGACGGTCGGGCGAAAACGACGGCGACGGCGATCGAGGACACCCTGCTCTACGACCTGCCGGGGGGGGTTTTCCGGGCGCTCATGGAGGAGAGCGAGGCGTTCGCGCAGTTTTTTGCCGAGGCGCGCACCCTGCGGTTGCAGCGCGCCCTGCGGGGGCTGCACCGCTCCACCGAGCTGCCGCTACTCAACGTGCGGGTCAGCGACCTCGCGCTGCGGCCCCCCGTCACGGTCACCCCCGAGGTGAGCGTGCAGCGGGCCGCCGAGGTGATGTACGAGCACCTCATCTCGTCGGTCGTGGTGCTCGAGGAGGGGCGCGTCGTGGGGATCCTCACCGACCGCGACCTGCGGGGGCGGGTCGTCGCCCAGGGGCGCCCCTACAGCACCCCCGTGCGCGAGGTGATGACGCCGGCGCCGCGCACGGTCGACCAGGGCGCCTACGCCTTCGAGGCGCTGTTGACGATGACCCGCTTTAACATCCACCACCTGCCTGTAACGGGTGGTGGGCGGCTCTTGGGGCTCGTGAGCAGCACCGACCTGATGCGGCTGCAGACCTCGAGCCCCGTCTACTTGGTGGGCGACCTGCTCAAACAGACGACCGTCGCGGGGCTCGCCGAGGTCAGCGCCCGCCTGCCGGAGACCGTGCGGCGGCTTGTCGAGGCGGACGCCACCGCTGACGAGGTCGGGCGCCTCGTCACCACCGTCGCCGACACCCTCGAGGGGCGCCTTTTGGAGCTTGCCGAGGCGGCCCTCGGCCCGCCGCCAGTGCCCTACGCCTGGGTGGTGCTCGGTTCGCGGGCGCGCCTCGAGGCCACGGTGGGCTCGGACCAGGACAACGCGCTCGTGCTCGCTGACGAGGTGACGCCGGCGCAAGACGCGTACTTCGCCGAGCTCGCCCGCTTCGTCTCGGACGCGCTGGCCGCGTGCGGCTTCCCCTACTGCCCGGGTGGGGTGATGGCGACCAACCCGGCGTGGCGCCAACCGCTGGGGGCGTGGCGCCGCCGCTTTCGGGGGTGGCTCGAGCAGCCCGAACCCGAAGCGCTGCTACACAGCACCATCTTCTTCGACATGCGCGCCCTGCGCGGCGAAGACGCCCTCGCCGAGGCGCTCCTGAGCGAGGTCGCGGCGCGCGCGCCGCAGCACGGCGCGTTTTTGGCGCACCTCGCCAAAAACGCCCTGCAACACGGGCCGCCGCTCGGGTTTTTCCGGCAGTTCGTCCTCGAAGGGGGGGGCGAGCACGCGCAGACCTTGGACCTCAAACACAAGGGGATCGCGCCGATTGTCGACCTCGCGCGCGTCTACGCCCTCGCTAGCGGGCGCCGCGAGGTGAGCACGCGCGCGCGCCTGCGGGCGGCGGCGGCGACGGGGGTGCTCAGCGACGAAGGGGCGCGCGACCTAGAGGACGCGCTCGAGTTTATCGCCTATTTGCGGTTGCGCCACCAGGGGCAGCAGGTGCGCGCGGGACAGCGGCCCGACCACTTCGTGTCGCCCGCCGAGCTCTCCCCCTTTGAAAGGCGGCACCTCAAGGACGCCTTTAGCATCGTGCGGGGGATGCAGAGCGCGCTCGCCACGCGCTTTCAGACCCGTTTCGTGGCCTAG
- a CDS encoding 3'-5' exonuclease: MWDWVLEARRRWWRRRRVAPPLQRFLAHALPDPRGSCRDAEYVAVDLETTGLRPRWDAPLSVGWVLVRAGAIELATARYAVLRAKREVAQSATVHGLTDDAVADGEDAAAVLAELLAVLAGRVLVAHHAAIELRFLDRLCREHFGGPLLVRVVDTLALAARSAERHGAVDENALRLHAVRARYGLPRYAAHSALSDALATAELLLALTAEREGSGGLPLRRLLR; encoded by the coding sequence ATGTGGGACTGGGTGCTCGAGGCGCGGCGGCGGTGGTGGCGCCGACGGCGCGTCGCGCCGCCGCTGCAGCGCTTTCTGGCGCACGCGCTCCCCGACCCGCGCGGGAGCTGCCGCGACGCCGAGTACGTCGCCGTGGACCTCGAGACGACCGGCCTCCGACCACGGTGGGACGCCCCCTTGAGCGTCGGGTGGGTGCTCGTGCGCGCGGGCGCCATTGAGCTCGCCACCGCCCGCTACGCGGTGCTGCGGGCGAAGCGCGAGGTCGCCCAGAGCGCGACCGTTCACGGCCTGACCGACGACGCGGTCGCCGACGGCGAGGACGCGGCGGCGGTGCTCGCCGAACTCTTGGCGGTGCTCGCGGGGCGGGTGCTGGTCGCGCACCACGCGGCGATCGAGCTGCGCTTTTTAGACCGGCTCTGCCGCGAGCACTTCGGCGGCCCCCTGTTGGTGCGCGTGGTCGACACCTTGGCGCTGGCTGCGCGCAGCGCCGAGCGCCACGGCGCGGTGGACGAAAACGCGCTGCGCCTGCACGCGGTGCGCGCGCGCTACGGGCTGCCGCGCTACGCCGCGCACAGCGCGCTTTCGGACGCGCTCGCGACCGCCGAGCTGCTCCTGGCCCTCACCGCCGAACGGGAGGGTTCGGGCGGGTTGCCGCTGCGGCGCCTTTTACGCTAG
- a CDS encoding S8 family serine peptidase codes for MRKTLVTLVVGVCVALSACANVQRDTLESVEPQASEVRPTNPLPKPPSGIIDETPRYWFVQFAGPPTARGGNAATLRQQRAAFRSAAAGEGISYSERYNFERLFNGLSVRATASELGKLSRLPNVTAVYPVIDVPRPEPRAVSEPDMQFALAMTGADTAQNELGLTGRGVKVGVIDSGVAVNHPEFRGRIVAGYDFVGDAFNGSNTPQPDPNPDDCGGHGTHVAGIIGAAGERVRGVAPEVSLGAYRVFGCEGSTTADIIILALERALADGMDVVNMSLGAAYQWPQYPSAQAADNLVDAGVVVVASIGNSGATGVYSAGAPGVGHKVIGVASYDNAAVELNLMTVAGRSIGYSPMSGAAAPPTSGSAEIVWVGRACNGDALASDPSGKVALIVRGDCTFAEKALNAQNAGAIAAVVHNNVAGNFAGSVSGNVTIPVVSISQADGLFIRERAPTTLTWENARGVFPNPTGGLISSFSSYGLAPDLTLKPDLGAPGGSITSTYPLHLGGYATLSGTSMSAPHVAGAVALLLQARPNTRAADVRGLLQNTAQPKPWGLNPNIGFLDAVHRQGAGMINIPAAIQGATTVSPSKLSLGESQGGAFSTTLTVRNTSSATMSYTLRNRGNTIATGGNTYTPSFFASSPNVTFSQNTLTVPAGGSATVNVTITPNPALPDLSVYGGYLELVTADGAVAASVPYSGFKGDYQAIRVLEPTRFGFPWLAKRQDGAYVHQPSNTTFTMQGDDIAYVVAHFEHQSRVVKLEVVPLRQVGGARDLTVFESEFFGRNSTPEGIFAFSWDGSAKVNGRRTPLPMGDYQLKLTVQKALGDPNNPNHFETWTSPVITISRSGR; via the coding sequence GTGCGTAAAACTCTCGTCACGCTCGTCGTGGGCGTCTGCGTCGCGCTAAGCGCGTGCGCCAACGTGCAACGGGACACGCTAGAGAGCGTTGAACCCCAAGCTTCCGAAGTCCGTCCGACGAATCCGCTGCCGAAGCCGCCGAGCGGCATCATCGACGAAACCCCCCGCTACTGGTTCGTGCAGTTCGCCGGCCCCCCCACCGCGCGGGGCGGCAACGCCGCCACCTTGCGCCAGCAGCGCGCGGCTTTTCGCAGCGCCGCCGCGGGCGAGGGGATCAGCTACAGCGAGCGCTACAACTTCGAGCGCCTCTTTAACGGGCTCTCGGTGCGGGCCACGGCCTCTGAGCTCGGCAAACTCTCACGGCTGCCGAACGTGACCGCCGTGTACCCCGTGATCGACGTGCCGAGGCCCGAGCCGAGGGCGGTGAGCGAACCCGACATGCAGTTCGCGCTCGCGATGACGGGCGCCGACACCGCGCAAAACGAGCTGGGCCTCACCGGTCGGGGCGTCAAGGTCGGCGTCATCGACTCCGGCGTAGCGGTCAACCACCCCGAGTTTCGGGGCCGCATCGTCGCTGGGTACGACTTCGTCGGCGACGCCTTTAACGGCTCCAACACGCCCCAACCCGACCCCAACCCGGACGACTGCGGCGGTCACGGCACGCACGTCGCAGGGATTATCGGCGCGGCGGGTGAGCGGGTGCGGGGCGTCGCCCCCGAAGTGTCCTTGGGCGCCTACCGCGTCTTCGGTTGTGAGGGTTCGACCACGGCCGACATCATCATCTTGGCGCTCGAGCGCGCGCTCGCCGACGGCATGGACGTCGTCAACATGAGCCTCGGCGCCGCCTACCAGTGGCCGCAGTACCCCTCGGCGCAGGCGGCCGACAACCTCGTCGACGCGGGCGTCGTGGTGGTCGCCTCGATCGGCAACAGCGGCGCAACAGGTGTCTACTCGGCGGGCGCCCCCGGCGTCGGCCACAAGGTCATCGGGGTGGCGTCCTACGACAACGCCGCGGTCGAACTCAACCTGATGACGGTCGCGGGCCGCAGCATCGGCTACAGCCCCATGTCGGGCGCCGCCGCGCCGCCCACCTCGGGAAGTGCGGAGATCGTCTGGGTGGGCCGCGCCTGCAACGGTGACGCGCTCGCGAGCGACCCGAGCGGCAAGGTCGCGCTCATCGTCCGCGGCGACTGCACCTTCGCTGAAAAGGCCCTGAACGCCCAGAACGCGGGGGCGATCGCGGCCGTGGTGCACAACAACGTCGCCGGCAACTTCGCGGGTTCGGTCTCCGGCAACGTGACCATCCCCGTGGTGAGCATCTCTCAAGCCGACGGCCTCTTTATCCGCGAACGGGCGCCGACGACGCTTACGTGGGAAAACGCGCGCGGCGTCTTCCCGAACCCCACGGGGGGGCTCATCTCGTCGTTCTCGTCGTACGGCCTCGCCCCCGACCTGACGCTCAAACCCGACCTCGGTGCGCCGGGCGGTTCGATCACCTCGACCTACCCGCTTCACCTCGGCGGCTACGCCACCCTAAGCGGCACCTCGATGTCGGCGCCGCACGTCGCCGGGGCCGTCGCGCTCCTGCTGCAAGCGCGGCCGAACACCCGCGCGGCCGACGTGCGCGGTCTTCTGCAGAACACCGCGCAGCCCAAGCCGTGGGGCCTCAACCCCAACATCGGCTTTTTAGACGCCGTTCACCGCCAGGGGGCGGGGATGATCAACATCCCGGCGGCCATCCAGGGCGCGACCACCGTCAGCCCGTCCAAGCTCTCGCTCGGCGAAAGCCAAGGGGGCGCTTTTAGCACCACCCTGACGGTGCGCAACACCAGCAGCGCGACGATGAGCTACACGCTGCGCAACCGCGGCAACACGATCGCCACGGGGGGCAACACCTACACCCCGTCGTTCTTCGCCTCGTCGCCGAACGTCACCTTTAGCCAGAACACCCTCACCGTCCCAGCCGGCGGTAGCGCCACGGTCAACGTGACCATCACGCCCAACCCCGCGCTCCCCGACCTCAGCGTCTACGGCGGTTACCTCGAGCTCGTCACCGCCGACGGCGCGGTCGCCGCGAGCGTCCCCTACTCGGGCTTTAAGGGCGACTACCAGGCGATCCGCGTGCTCGAGCCCACCCGCTTCGGCTTCCCGTGGCTCGCCAAGCGGCAAGACGGCGCCTACGTCCACCAGCCGAGCAACACCACCTTCACCATGCAGGGCGACGACATCGCCTACGTGGTGGCGCACTTCGAGCACCAGTCGCGCGTGGTCAAGCTCGAGGTCGTCCCGCTGCGCCAAGTCGGCGGCGCGCGCGACCTCACCGTCTTCGAGAGTGAGTTTTTCGGCCGCAACAGCACCCCCGAGGGCATCTTCGCCTTCTCGTGGGACGGCTCGGCCAAGGTCAACGGCCGCCGCACCCCACTGCCGATGGGGGACTACCAGCTCAAGCTGACGGTGCAAAAAGCCCTGGGCGACCCCAACAACCCCAACCACTTCGAGACCTGGACAAGCCCGGTCATCACCATCTCGCGTTCGGGCCGCTAG
- a CDS encoding DMT family transporter gives MSAPLSPRLGLVLLVVITLIWGSTFVIVKETLATLSPALLLALRFSVAALLLVWVPLPRAVWRAGLVLGVLSFLGFATQTVGMTMTTASKAAFITGFSVVLTPLLSALWFRLRVPARAYVAALTALAGLGLMTSTGPVGVSAGDFWVLGTALAYALYIIYTGEAAQRHGALALSAAQLWPMAALAWAWAWPQLGDLRGITPGAAFSVLYLAAVATALVAVMQIAAQRVVAAHVAALVFVLEPVFAAGFAYVLLGESLGFWGWVGAALVGAAMLLSELRVRAEEPLPAPPTPH, from the coding sequence ATGAGCGCTCCGCTGTCGCCTCGCCTCGGCCTCGTCCTCCTCGTCGTGATCACGCTCATCTGGGGCAGCACCTTCGTGATCGTCAAGGAAACCCTCGCGACGCTGTCGCCGGCGCTACTCTTGGCGCTGCGCTTTTCGGTGGCGGCGCTCTTGCTCGTGTGGGTGCCGCTGCCGCGCGCCGTGTGGCGCGCGGGGCTCGTTCTGGGCGTGCTCTCGTTTTTGGGCTTCGCGACGCAGACGGTCGGTATGACGATGACGACCGCCTCCAAAGCGGCCTTTATCACCGGGTTTAGCGTCGTGTTGACGCCCCTGCTGAGCGCCCTCTGGTTCCGCCTCCGGGTGCCCGCGCGGGCGTACGTAGCAGCCCTCACGGCGCTCGCGGGTTTGGGGCTGATGACCTCCACCGGTCCTGTCGGCGTGAGCGCGGGCGACTTCTGGGTGCTCGGTACGGCGCTCGCGTACGCGCTCTACATCATTTATACGGGGGAGGCGGCGCAGCGGCACGGCGCGCTTGCGCTAAGCGCCGCGCAGCTCTGGCCGATGGCGGCCCTTGCGTGGGCGTGGGCGTGGCCGCAGCTGGGCGACCTGCGGGGCATCACCCCCGGGGCCGCGTTTTCCGTCCTGTACTTGGCCGCTGTCGCCACGGCGCTCGTGGCCGTGATGCAGATCGCCGCGCAGCGGGTCGTGGCAGCGCACGTCGCGGCGCTCGTGTTCGTGCTCGAGCCCGTCTTCGCCGCCGGGTTCGCTTACGTGCTGTTGGGCGAGTCGTTAGGCTTCTGGGGGTGGGTCGGGGCGGCGCTCGTGGGCGCGGCGATGCTCCTCAGCGAACTCAGGGTGCGCGCCGAGGAGCCCCTGCCGGCGCCGCCGACGCCGCACTAA
- a CDS encoding MOSC domain-containing protein, producing MQLLSVNVGQARAIVAKSGRSGIFKRATTERVRVTRDGLLGDTICDTENHGGPDQAVYLYGAPDYAWWSEQLGRTLAPGTFGENLTVSGLESATLQVGDRFRVGEVVLEVTAPRIPCVTLAVRMGDPAFVKRFRHAERPGVYCRVLHEGDVWAGAEVRLEPYTGATVGVLELFRDFFRPERDEKTLRRHLAAPIASRDRAAKEAALAALRERGDPHAP from the coding sequence ATGCAGCTTCTCAGCGTCAACGTTGGTCAGGCCAGGGCGATCGTGGCCAAGAGCGGGCGCTCGGGTATCTTCAAACGCGCTACTACAGAACGGGTGCGGGTGACCCGTGACGGCCTCCTGGGCGACACGATCTGCGACACCGAGAACCACGGGGGACCGGACCAAGCGGTCTACCTCTACGGCGCCCCGGACTACGCGTGGTGGTCCGAGCAGTTGGGGCGAACGCTGGCGCCCGGCACCTTCGGTGAAAACCTCACGGTGAGCGGCCTAGAAAGTGCCACGTTACAGGTAGGCGACCGGTTCAGGGTCGGGGAGGTGGTGCTCGAGGTGACCGCCCCGCGCATCCCGTGCGTCACCCTTGCGGTGCGGATGGGGGACCCGGCTTTCGTGAAGCGCTTCCGCCACGCCGAGCGCCCCGGCGTCTACTGCCGCGTGTTGCACGAGGGGGACGTGTGGGCGGGCGCCGAGGTGCGGCTCGAGCCCTACACGGGGGCTACCGTAGGGGTGCTCGAGCTGTTTCGCGACTTTTTTCGGCCGGAGCGCGACGAAAAGACGCTTCGCCGCCACCTCGCCGCGCCCATCGCCTCCCGCGACCGCGCGGCCAAAGAGGCGGCGTTAGCGGCGCTTCGGGAGCGCGGCGACCCGCACGCGCCTTAG
- a CDS encoding MltR family transcriptional regulator — protein sequence MSQAKLPEYAAQAKKRVDAFRASLEEESDRGLVLVGGAFLEEELKELLRVYFALQRRLLNPASQSAQELENTVKSLFSFQGGGPLSTFAGKSNLAYALGLLEKYEFRSLGSFSKLRNKFAHNIESNTLQSPQVVDLVKNFLDSKKVERDAVADRVAKLAYQLIARTVILSQDDLPAETTLQLLGFARGDPYGLSQKT from the coding sequence ATGTCGCAAGCGAAGTTGCCGGAATATGCTGCACAGGCAAAGAAAAGAGTCGATGCTTTCAGAGCCTCGCTTGAAGAAGAGTCTGACCGAGGGCTCGTCCTGGTAGGAGGCGCATTTCTGGAAGAAGAGCTTAAGGAACTACTCCGCGTATACTTCGCTTTGCAACGAAGATTGCTCAACCCTGCTTCACAATCGGCACAGGAACTTGAAAATACAGTCAAAAGTTTGTTCAGCTTTCAAGGAGGAGGTCCCCTCAGTACTTTCGCTGGAAAGTCAAACCTGGCTTATGCTTTAGGGCTACTCGAGAAATACGAGTTCCGCTCTCTTGGCAGCTTCAGTAAGCTCCGTAACAAGTTTGCTCACAACATCGAAAGTAATACTCTCCAAAGCCCACAGGTTGTTGATCTGGTCAAAAATTTTCTTGATTCTAAAAAGGTGGAGCGTGATGCGGTAGCTGACCGAGTAGCTAAACTGGCGTACCAGCTTATCGCGCGGACGGTCATCTTGAGCCAAGACGACTTACCCGCTGAAACAACACTGCAGCTTCTGGGTTTTGCTAGAGGAGACCCTTACGGCCTCAGCCAAAAAACCTAA